From a region of the Panicum virgatum strain AP13 chromosome 2K, P.virgatum_v5, whole genome shotgun sequence genome:
- the LOC120665586 gene encoding uncharacterized protein LOC120665586, translating to MDRGAGAPMDAGQDLWDWEVLPDRRSFSMGHGSMHPNDQETEEHVLPPSGDAAVADEPDVECKDIGVVLDETKPVPSVADLVVSDKDKDKDEEEKAFESSDAKEADDDKFAEEEEDVKKGNKKARLECVVFSVGKLKVNGIGALCSFGFAAATVCIFLIGGRLQHHHRQQQQQKIQLQFYGDDKRIQQVVQQTSRLNQAMSSVMGAGGASTRANISFGGFYDGL from the exons ATGGACAGAGGAGCAGGTGCTCCCATGGATGCAGGCCAGGATTTGTGGGACTGGGAGGTCCTGCCTGACCGCAGGAGCTTCTCTATGGGACATGGCAGCATGCATCCTAATG ATCAAGAAACAGAGGAACATGTTCTGCCTCCATCAGGAGATGCTGCTGTGGCCGACGAGCCTGACGTCGAGTGCAAGGACATCGGCGTCGTGCTGGATGAGACCAAGCCTGTGCCTAGTGTCGCCGATCTGGTGGTCTCTGACAAGGACAAGGACAAAGACGAGGAAGAGAAGGCGTTCGAGAGCTCTGACGCCAAGGAGGCCGACGACGACAAATTtgccgaggaggaagaggatgtcaagaaggggaacaaaaaggcGCGGCTGGAGTGCGTGGTGTTCAGCGTGGGGAAGCTGAAGGTGAACGGGATCGGCGCGCTGTGCTCGTTCgggttcgccgccgccaccgtctgcATCTTCCTGATCGGCGGCAGGCTGCAGCACCACcacaggcagcagcagcagcagaagatcCAGCTGCAGTTCTATGGCGATGATAAG AGAATCCAGCAGGTTGTGCAGCAGACCTCAAGGCTGAACCAGGCCATGTCATCCGTGATGGGGGCGGGAGGAGCATCGACAAGGGCCAACATATCATTTGGTGGCTTCTACGATGGGTTGTGA